The Hordeum vulgare subsp. vulgare chromosome 4H, MorexV3_pseudomolecules_assembly, whole genome shotgun sequence genomic interval TCATCCTCTCCGACCTCGAGGCACCATACACGTGAGATGAAATGTGGCGGGCTGTCAAAAGTTTGCGAGCGGGTAAGGCGCCCAGCCTGGACGGGTTCACGGTAGAGTTCCTCCACTCTTGTTGGGACACCGTTAAACATGACATGTGTGAAGCATTCGACAAGTTTTACATCGTCAAGTAGAGAGGCTTTCACAAGCTCAATGAAGCACTCCTCACTTTGCTTCCCAAGTGCCCAGACACCAAAACAGTCTCCGACTACCGACCCATCAGCCTCATCCACCACATTGCGAAGCTCTTTGCTAAAATGTTGTCCGTTCGCCTCGTGCCCTAACTTGGCACCATGTACTCAACTAACCAGAGTGCATTCATCGCTGGGAGGTGCATCCACGACAACTTTCTGTTGGTCCAGCAGACGACGCACCTACTACACAACCTCAAGGTGTCGTGCATGCTACTTAAGGTCGACATCGTGCGGACATTCGACACTGTCTCTTGCCTTTCCTCCTCAAGACTCTACCACACCTTGGCTTTGGCCAACGATGGTGCAGCTCGATCTCGattctatctccaccgcatccacGTGTGTCTTGATCAACGTCCACCCCCCTccccacactagtagaaaagagggctttggtccaattgatgaaatcccattagtcccgattCACTCACAAACCGGGCcccatgtgggcataggtcccggttcgtgaggacaGGGCGCCAGCCAGGCCTCatgggccatttgtcccggttcgtttgtCACTGTCGGTCCCGGTTCCatacatgaaccgggaccaatgtgccttGCTCCTGGCTCACAAccagtagtcccggtttgtggctggaaccgggacctcaggttgtactttggtctcggttccagccacaaaccaggaccaacggttggcctatatatacccccgcgagcagagcagtgcactgctctgttttttcgGCCGACCGTGGgaaagctttgtggtgctctagctcacctcctatgcacatcaggtgttcgatgaaatgcccgagccatgcttaagctttctcctttagaagctccttgtccaagctccattttcatcaagatttgtgtagtttttaatacactttattatataacgcacgcagatgaaccgtcaatggatgtacggtgaccgacgcacctccgagtatattaatggcttgcatatttttcttgaagtggctaaggcaaacaagcgtaatggttttatgcattgtccatgtactgtctgtgggagtacgaaggaattctccgactataaaacccttcacttccacctgcttcagaagggttttatgccacaccaTAATGTTTggcccaagcacggagaaagaggggttatgatggaagacagtgAAGAAgacgaggatgatgacaactacccgccccctgaatacggtgattgcaatgggggaagctgaagatcaagaggaaccagacgatgcgcccgatgatgatcttcgtcgggtcattgttgatgcacatagagaatgcgaaagtgaaagggagaagttgaaggtcgatcgcatgttagaggatcacaaaaaaggtttgtatccaaattgcgaagatgacaacacaaggctcggtaccacactggaattgctgcaatggaaggcagacaatggtgtatctgacaaggcatttagttcgctactgaaattaatgaagaagaagcttccaaaggataatgaatgcccgacagtacgtacgaagtgaagaaggttctatgccctctaggattggaggtgcagaagatacatgcatgccctaatgactgcatcctctaccacggtgcgtacgaggatttgaacgcatgcccggtatgcggcgcattgcggtataagatcagaagagatgaccctagtgatgttgagggccagcgcaccgggaagatggttcttgccaaggtgatgtggtatgctcctataataccatggttgaaacgtctgttcagaaacaaaaaaaGCATGttgagttgatgcaatggcacataaaagaccgtaagaaagacgggaagttgagagcacccactgacgggtcgcagtggagaaatatTGAGAAAAAGTGGAGTGAAtctacacgtgacccaaggaacgtatggtttggtttaagtgcagatggcgttaatccttttagggagcagagcagcaagcatagcacatggcctgtgactctatgtatgtataaccttcctccttggttgtccatgaagcggaagttcattatgatgccagtgctcatccaaggccctaggcaacccgacaatgaaattgatgtgtacctaaggccattagttgatgaaattttacacctatggaatggaaatggtgtacgtgtgtgggatgagaacgaacaggaggaatttgacctacatgcgttgttgtttgtaaccatcaacgattggcctgctctcagtaacctttcaggacagacaaacaagggatacaatgaatgcacacactgtttagatgacaccgacagtatatatttggacaaatggaggaagaatggaaatggtgtacgtgtgcaggaagaatattcacaattttattttatatattaccatcaattgtgttgagttttattcatatatatgcatgtattgacccccttctttaaattagatctggaagaagcgggatgaacccctatcagatgatggcatacgagcaattaaAGAGGAATGGGCGGGATtccttcttgaccacgtcatatctAGTgatggagaataccatgtgagctatttgtgattggatcttaggtagatgatgttaggcattgtaaaagatgttatattgtaaaagatgttaagtattgtaaatggtttccttcattttcttattagctagcgtcatgttctctttatatgtatagtagctaccgtcgaccaagcacggagaaagagaggacacttctctctattagctagcaaacACAATATGTGACCACTACATTAACCCTCCAACCCCCCCTCCCGATCAAAAAACACCAACTCTGGGCAGATGTTGACgcatggatgccatgttgtcccggttggtgtgaccaatcgggactaaagaatCTCCTACCCGGGctcgccgcagcggccacgtggagaccattcGGTCCCGGTTTGTCagagaaccaggactaaaggttttgggctttagtcccgaccatttagtcccggttcaagaaccgaggctaatgggcctctggaaccgggacaaatgggacattttctactagtgccatTAGCCATTGTGACGGTCTTCGACGAGGCGACCCGGCGTCACCTATGCTTTTCATCATTGTCATTGATGTCCTGAAGTCCATGCTTATTCGTGCCATCGAGCTTGGGCTTCTTCAGCGGCTCAGCAAGCGACACGCGGCCTCGAGCATTTCCCTCTACGCCGACGATGTAGTCATCTTCTGCCGCCCGGACAAACATGACATCTCCATGGTCCGCAAACTATTGTGTGTCTTTGGGGTGGCCTCGGGGCTTCATACCAACTTCAACAAGTGCTCGACCACACCTATTGAGTGCACCGACGATCACATTGCGATCATTGCTTCCGACATGCAGTGTCCGGTGGAACAATTCTCGGTCCACTACTTGGGGCTTACTCTCTCCATCTTCAAGTCACCTACCTCGAGCCTTCTGCCGGTTATCCACAAGCTCGAGCGGAAACTTTCCACCTTGCGCGCCTCCTTTCTCTCCACAGGAGACCGCCTTGCCCTGGTCCGCCATGTCCTATGCAACATCCCCACtcacttcttcatcatcatcgccttcAACGAGTCCATCCTCAAGAAGGCAAACCAGATCATTCATGGATTCCTCTAGGAAGGGAGCAAGGATGCTAATGGCGGGAAATGCGTCATCAACTGGTAGAGGTGTGTCGCCCGCTTTCCCTTGGTGGGCTTGGTGTTCTTGACCTGCAGCGCGCCGGTGATGCCCTGAGGACCCGATGGCTGTGGCTGCAGCAAACGGACCCCATGAGACATTGGAACCATTTTCACATCCCTCGTGAGAAGAAGGTCAGTGCGATCTTTCGGGCGTCCACTTcctggctccttggcaatgggagCACGTGTAGGTTTTGGTGCGACCATTGGATCAACGGGCGTTCCATGTATTAGATCACGCCCCTTGTATTCGCCTCGTACTGCGCCGAAGGCGCAAGTCCCGTACCATCCAGGAGGGGTTGCATAATCGATCTTGGGTGCAAGACATTCAGGGAGCCCTCGGCCCAGCCGCCCTATTTCAGTATATGGTGATGCATGCGACATGTTGCACTCTCCAATTCGCGAGACACCCTTAGCTGGCGTTGGACCCCCTCTACCACGTACTGTGCGAGATCCTCTACCCAGCCCTATTCATAGGGGCTTGCGAGGACTTGTTCTGATGGCTCACCTGGAAGCCTTGGGCACCGCTGCGCATTAAGCTCTTCATGTGGCTTGCGCTCCAAGACTGCTGGTGGACGGCCGAACGTCTTGCCCGACATGATTTACCCCACGAGGATGCCTGCCCCCACTGCGATCAGGACGCGGAGATGATGCAACATATACTCGCATGTTGCTCCCTTTCCCACGAAGTCTGGCACGAGGTGCTCAATTCGGTTAGATCTATCGCGGACCTACCGAGCGTAGCCACCAACTTCCAACTTGGTGGGCTACCTCGTGCGAGCGCACACCCACCCCGACCCGCAAAGGGCTCGCCTCCCTCGTCATGCTCACCACTTGGTGGCTATGAAAGCATCGGAACAGATGCATCTTTGAATACGAGCAGCCCTCGGTACCCGTGTATCTGACATCATCAAGGACGAAGCGCGCCTATGGGCTCGAGCCGACGCCATCAGAATACAAAATGTCATCCCTAAGGGCTAGTCTTGTTTGACGTCTGGGGCTGAGCAACCCCATGTGTGTGATGCTCCTAGCTCGCTTCCATGCCAACTTGTGTACATGGCTTAGTGAGCTGTTGCAATCCCATGGTGTAACACTCTTCTTCTATCAATGAAAAGATACACAATCTTTGCgtattcaaaaaaaaaacaataTGATCACCCGATCGTATTGTATCCGACGTTGATAGCTACCACATTACCAGCTTTGTCTACCTTTACAAGGGGCATGTGGACTTTCATCATAGGCAACTATCTTTGGAGGCAAGGCCCGTAAACTAGCTCCCCGTAGATCTCATATGCACAATTTTGATCCTCGTTTTCTATTAATAAAGCTTAGTAGGCGGGACATAGGGATTTCCGCATCCGCGGCTTGGTCCTatgtaaaaccaccgtgtcaccttcGTCGCTGCTGAGGTTCCTTTGGGCATCACCCTGCCCTCTACCCTCTTCGTGACCTCCAGCAGATCATAAGATGTGTGGTGCATTAATCGTTGGCATAGATCCTACTGaaataaggaaatgtattcaaatTTGGTTTCTTGCGATTTATGATTTATCTGCACTCGAGCTCACAATAGGGTCTTCATGAAAATTCCATACTCGGCTAAGGATACATCACATGTCTCGTGCATATATGTTTTTCATATGAATACATATATATTCACCGACACTTATATACCGTAGCTGGGCCAACATGGCCACATGGTGCGAACGTGGACCTGACTTGTCCACCTAGTCACCCTTCATGTCATCCTCCCACATGGACTGGTTTGGTCAGTTTTTGGGGAAAACGATAAAATTGGGTAAAAACCATCAAGGGATGACAACTAAGGAGTACGCTATGACAGGATTTTTAGATAGGGCAAACATGATCACATTGGAGTTATTCCTGAGTAAAGGAAGGATTTACTCAAAAATGACAAGCAATTGAACTCACGCCTAGATTAATTTCTTACTGGAGACCGGCTTTTCATTTCCTAGCACAGATTTAATCACGTGTGCACTCTAAAGTTCAAAGCTACTTCCCCCACCGTTTTGAAGGGGGAAAAAAGATGGTATTTGCCTTGCTAGAAAAGAAAAGTTCAAAATTAGCTGTTCAGCATAATGGGTCCACCGCATGAAAATCATACTAGGTAATATGCACGAGAATAGTACCAAGCATATAATTCATATACTCGTACAAGACAAAGCTAATACAGGTTGAAGCTGCATATGGTACCCCtagaatttatttattttgccaGACTAACCTACTACGGGGTCCAATTTCCTGTCTGTAGCATATGCCCGTCTTATAGCCACAAAAGGCCCAAACAAACAAATCTTACCGTCACAACCTGTTTCCGCGCCATCTCACTGTGTCGACCTAAATCTGGCTTTGCTACTAGACCCGCGAGTTTCTCAACATAGTGCAgaccttcctttttcttctgcccCTGCTAAACTAGCTGAAGGTGCCTATATGTTAGTCTCTACTCCCTGACTCATGCAGACCCAAGCAAAAAAAAAGAATAACAGAGATTCCTACTGATTATACGATccggatttatttatttttggctgaATTATATGAATATAATCCGTGTTAGTATTACTCTGTAACAGCGGTGTGGGATTCCGTTGTGTCGGGTGGATCGGGCGAGAGATTCGGCCCAAATCCATCGTCGGCCGGCCGGCAACACGTGCGTGCGCCAGCAAGTTTCAGCGGCCGACGTCACGGCGGCCCATGCCCAATCCCGGGCGCCATCACGCCGGACGTGAGGAATAACGAATCAACGatagccacacacacacacaccgttGCCGAAACCACAGAGAAGGCCTCCTCTCCTCGCCGGGCCATGGCCAAGCGTCACGCACACAACACAAGAGGACAAAAATCCGCAACCATATAAGCGGCCCCTCTCCTCTCGTCTCCAAAAGTTCGAGCCCCTCATTTCCCATAGCTACAAGCTTTTCTAGCTAATTCATCTGTCGCTAGCTTCCTCTCTAGCTACCAGATCTTCTTCCAAGACTGGTTAGCACTCCAAGCTCTAGCTAGCCAGCTAGGGTTTTCGTCCTCGAGCGTtgcgtggcgtggcgtggcgatgATCATGTCCGACCCGGCCATGCTGCCGCCGGGCTTCCggttccacccgacggacgaggagCTCATCCTGCACTACCTCCGCAACCGCGCCGCCCAATCGCCGTGCCCCGTCTCCATCATCGCCGACGTAGATATCTACAAGTTCGACCCCTGGGCCCTGCCATGTTAGTACCCACCTGCCCTGCCGCCTCCCCTCTGCACCAAGCATGCATATATATCATGATTCATTCATGCTGATGATGATCGACTGCTTCCCACTTGCGCTACCTTAATTCGGATCTCAGTTAATAATCGTCCGTTATTTTTGTTGGGGCCTGTTAATTGATTGCAGCCAAGGCTAGCTACGGGGACAGGGAGTGGTACTTCTTCACGCCGAGGGACCGTAAGTACCCCAACGGTGTCCGGCCGAACCGTGCTGCGGGTTCCGGCTACTGGAAGGCCACCGGCACCGACAAGCCCATCCGCTGCAGCGCCACCGGCGAGAGCGTCGGCGTCAAGAAGGCCCTCGTCTTCTATAAGGGCCGCCCGCCAAAGGGCATCAAGACCAACTGGATCATGCACGAATaccgcctcgccgccgccgacgcgCACGCCGCCAACACCTACCGCCCCATGAAGTTCCGCAACGCCTCCATGAGGGTAAGTCGTTACCACGTACGTGCGCGCTACAGCTACAGCAACCAAACATACGAACAAATTAAATCGTCAACGGAACTGAGCACCCAAAACCCTAGAGTATAGAGCTACATAGATCTTACTATATGTCAAATTAATTGGTGCCATGGCAGTCGCATGCGTGGCACCGGACGATAGCTAGGCACGCACCTGCCCGCGCACTTGCCCTGCGATTTTTCCGGGAGGGTGTATGGGTTCGTGTCGTCGGCACGTCAGTTTTACCAAAATGGAATCGGGTTGTGCAGTGCCTTATGAATGGACGCAAGAGCTGCTTTAATGTGCGTGTCTCGTTTAAAGAAATGTTCTTTAGGCATACTTGGCATGGTTGCGCCAAGTCAATAGATACGACAATGATAGGCCTGATGCATACGCGTGTTAATGACTGATTCATCTTTCGCCTGGTTGATTGCAAGCTTTATTCACTTATTATTTCTAATACTCCATGTTGGCGTATATGTATGCAGCTGGATGACTGGGTGTTGTGCCGGATCTACAAGAAGACCAGCCAAGTGTCCCCGATGGCGGTGCCGCCGCTGTCCGACCACGAGCTTGACGAGCCTTCCGGCGCTGGCGCCTACCCCATGTCTAGCGCCGGCATGACCATGCAAGGCGGCGCCGGCGGCTACACACTGCAGGCCGCGGTGCCCGGCACACAGAGGATGCCGAAGATCCCGTCCATTTCAGAGTTGCTCAACGACTACTCGCTAGCGCAGCTCTTCGACGACAGCGGACACGCGCTCATGGCACGGCACGATCAACACGCCGCCCTCTTCGGCCACCCCATCATGAGCCAATTCCATGTGAACAGCAGCGGCAACAACATGTCGCAGCTTGGGCAGATGGATTCACCAGCCTCAACGTCGGTGGCACGCGATGGTGCGGCCGGGAAGCGCAAGAGGCTGTCGGAGGAGGACGGTGAACATAATGGGTCGACGAGCCAGCCAGCGGCGGCCGTGACGAACAAGAAGCCCAACAGTTCTTGCTTCGGTGCAACAACGTTCCAAGTCGGCAACAACACCTTGCAGGGGTCACTGGGCCAGCCGCTGCTCCATTTCTAACATGGGGATCGGATGAACTGACGGTGGATACACACGATACTACTTCTACTCCATCAGTCTGAATTATATACGGCCAAGTGGTGACTTGAAAAACAATTATTGGGGCCTATTGCACAAGATAGGTCCAAATTAGACAAATTATTGGTCAAAAATATATAGGGAAAGGGATTGTACTTCAGGTGTGTCGAACGACTAGCTAGGTCCATCGATCATACTTCTAGTTGATTTGGTTTGTAGTGTGTACACAATATTTTTGTCTCCTATGCATGCAGTACAACCATGTACTTCAAGAGCTTACCACCGTGCTATAGGAAGGGCTGAATAAGACTGAGATCGATGAACTTTGCTTTACGCCCATGTAAAACAGCGAAAAAAGATTCATTAATGGAACCATTCATTTCATTATATCATCATGTTTTACTATTCGTACTCCATGAGGATAAGTGTTGCAGCCCATACACTAAAAGATGATGGaatccaagaagaagaaaaagaaaagaaagggacGAGAAAAAATCACAAATACGAAACCGTGCTCCAAGAACATAATTAGTACATTCAGAAGAAGGGGAAATACCCAGAAAAACACATAAAGGACGGATGAAAGAAGAATTTGGAACCCGGGCATTTAATAATTGGCCAAAAGTAGGAAAGTTGTGGATGGCGTTTAGCTTTCAGTTCAGGTAGCGGATGGGTGACAGCCTTTTCATCCGGCTGAAGTTTTCTTCAGATTGGCCAAGAGGCTTTTTGTCCATGTAGAATCTTGTCCGGCCACCAAGCATCCGAATATTGCCATGCACATCAACAAGTCCAGGAACATCCATGTCACGGATCAAACAAAACATAGCCCATTTGGCGGCTCAGAGTGGGATCAATTAATGGACGGATGGATGCGGCTCGGTGCAGTGCAGGTCCCCTGGGGCCAGAGCCAAAGGACAGCTCTTATTATTGATTTACTGTAGCCAAGAATCATGATAAGACTGATGGAGGATGATAATTCAACAAAAAGTCAAAGCGTTAGCAGGACCTCGTGCATCTTGAACTTAGCTGGATTGCTCTGGGTGTGGTGGTTTTCTACGGCTCTGTAGTTTCCCCGACTAAATTGGTGGAGTGGCTACTACTACTATTctgctttgatttttttttttattTACTATTCTGCTTTGAAATGTACTCCTGTACATCGAGtgttttacacttttactttTATTACCAGCCGGCAGAGTCGTTTGAGACAAGAGCCAAATAATAATTGAACGAACATGAAACGAATCCCTTGGCCATGTCTCGTCTCGTGTGTGTGTAGATTAGCTTTTACTAGCAGCTGGTTGTTACTTTCCGTAGCACCATGTACATCTAGTCATCTGCTAGTGCCATGCTATTTATATTTTCTTAAGGCGGAGATGCTTATCCACAGGTAAAATCTTCCATGCTGCACACGCAAGTAATGAAGTAAGTAGAGCGCATTGACCACCCACTCCATCCATGTCCTGAACAAAGGTTGAAAAACAATACTAGCACTCCGGCTCGTGCTTTATTCCCATGCATGCAGATAAGGCACAACATTCCTGAAGCTCCCTGAATCTCACAGTAAGACGGCAGCCAAAAGAGCTCGTTCTATAGTTTAACCAGAGATTCACGAGTATATCCCATCGCCCAGCCGTTTTCCCCTTGTGGCAGCTCACGCGAGACGGCCTTTCACGTATCCGCTCACCAGTGGCCG includes:
- the LOC123446515 gene encoding NAC domain-containing protein 1-like; protein product: MIMSDPAMLPPGFRFHPTDEELILHYLRNRAAQSPCPVSIIADVDIYKFDPWALPSKASYGDREWYFFTPRDRKYPNGVRPNRAAGSGYWKATGTDKPIRCSATGESVGVKKALVFYKGRPPKGIKTNWIMHEYRLAAADAHAANTYRPMKFRNASMRLDDWVLCRIYKKTSQVSPMAVPPLSDHELDEPSGAGAYPMSSAGMTMQGGAGGYTLQAAVPGTQRMPKIPSISELLNDYSLAQLFDDSGHALMARHDQHAALFGHPIMSQFHVNSSGNNMSQLGQMDSPASTSVARDGAAGKRKRLSEEDGEHNGSTSQPAAAVTNKKPNSSCFGATTFQVGNNTLQGSLGQPLLHF